The Clavelina lepadiformis chromosome 3, kaClaLepa1.1, whole genome shotgun sequence region agtttattttatgtttattgtttattttattatttatttatttatttatgtttattagatttatatttatttctttagTTCGGGGTATAAAGTAAGTCTATTTTACTCACTGTTTATAAGGAATATATATGGACCGAAGATGTGTATATTATCACAAACCACTACTTGAATCTGGCACGCTTGGCACAAAGGGAAATGTGCAGGTAGTTATTCCCCATCTTACCGAGTCCTATTCATCTTCACAAGATCCTCCAGAGAAGTCCATTCCTATTTGCACTCTTAAGAATTTTCCTAATGCCATTGAGCACACCTTGCAGGTGAGTTATGAGCTATCATATTGTTTATATCTCGATATGGGCACGGTACAATTGCAGAAATTCATTTTTAGTGGGCTCGTGAGGAGTTTGAAGGCTTGTTCAACAATCCTGCCGAAACAGTTTTGCAATATTTCAATGATCCAAAATTTATGgataaaactttgaaactttCTGGTAGTGAGCCTGTCTCAAAATTGCAAGAAGTCTATGAATGTCTTGTGAAACATAAACCGCAGGACTTCGCTGACTGTGTGAAGTGGGCACGCTTAAGATTTCAGGTATCACTAATTAACTTCTTAGTATCCTAGATATATTGGTTGTTTCAGGCATTATGGTGGTTGTTTTCTTAGACTCTATTTGATGAACCATTTATGTTTCAGGAACTGTACCACAACACAATCAAACAGCTTTTACATAACTTTCCCTCGGACCAAACAACGTCAACTGGTGCCTTGTTTTGGTCAGGTCCAAAACGTTGTCCACACCCCCTTCAATTTAGTGTTGACAACGTGAGTTAATTTAGTCAATAGTCATTACACATATTGTCATTCTGTAAGGTCACATAGAAGTTGGATTCTGCCTTTCGCTGTGGGTGCCTTAACAAATCATGCAATTTTTACATTGCTAGGATACTCACATGGACTATGTTGTGTCTGCTGCCAGTCTTCGAGCAACTATGTATGGAATGAAACCCAGTCTTAGCAGAGATGAAATTAAACAAGTCATCAGTGGAATGGTGGTTCCTGATTTTGTTGCAAGATCTGGTGTCAAAATAGGTAAATGGAAGAAATATTAATGCATGTAACGTAACTATGAAAAACACCCATTTAAATATATTGAATGTGACTGTTACTTACCCAACTAGTGTTCATGTGCTTTGACCACGTACAAGAAGACATAATATCATGTTATCTTCAGCAACCACGGATTCTGAGGCTCAATCGATGAATGACAATAGCATGGATGATGATAAGTTTGAAGATCTCAGAAAACTGATCCCAACACCAGATTCTTTGAAAGGTTTGCGTCTCATTCCAGCTGAATTTGAAAAGGTGAAAAGCAACTTGAGATTTCTTTCAAATATGTCTGCACTTTGCTGTCTGTATTATTAAATATTCTATCATCATTTCCAAACAGGACGATGACACCAACTTTCATATGGATTTCATTGTGGCTACGTCAAATCTTCGTGCTGAAAATTATGACATTGCTCCGGCTGATCGACATAAGAGCAAGCTGATTGCTGGAAAAATTATTCCTGCAATTGCTACGACCACTTCACTTGTTGCTGGTCTCGTTTGCCTTGAACTGTATAAGGTGCAATTTATCAATAACTTTCAGTAGTATTGTTtcttaaatttgcttttttcgtGGCATTGTTCTGTTTGCATGGGTTGCAAACAACCCAATAATAATTTTCAGTTGTGTAATACTGAAAATATAGATCAAGATCAGAACATGTATGTGATAATTGTcagcaaattttgtggtaATTTGTTGACATTAATCGATATTTTGTTAAGAAGTGGTTTATCTAAATTGACCATTTTTTACTCTGATGTTgttatcacatgtttttgaACATCACGTTTATTGCTAGATCATTCAAGGACACAAAAATCTTGAACGTTTCAAGAATGGATTTGCTAATCTGGCACTGCCTTTTTTTGCTTTCTCTGAGCCTATTGCAGCACCAAAGCAAAAGGTAGCTCTTGGTAATGTATAACTGTATCGATTGTAAAAATTAATAGAATATTATGATATGGCAGGTTGcctttaaagaaatttaagcaaagtttttttttcaaactacAAAATTACATTGAAAATTCCCAACTGTTTATTCATTTAGTATTACGACACTGAATGGACTTTGTGGGATCGCTTCGATGTGGATGGGGTGAAGCTTGCTAAGGAGGGAAGAAGTGAAATGACGTTGGGTGAATTCATTGACTACTTccaaaatgaaaagaaacttgAGATAACGATGTTATCGCAGGATGTCGCCATGCTGTATTCCTTTTTCATGGCTGCTGCGAAACGCAAGGAGAGGCTTGCAATGAAGTAAGCCAATAAGAGTTCTTATTTTCATAGTTTTGGTTCATAAGGCACTGTGTCTGGTCACTACTGGCAAcagcaaaaatgctcaaaactatttttaatcatttcaGCAAAAACTGCATTTTTAAACGTTAATAATATCGGTGTTTTATCTGCTCACAGATTGAGTGAGGTTGTGGCAAAGGTTTCAAAGCGCAGGTTACGGTCATACGAGAAGGCTCTAGTCCTTGAAATGTGCGTCAATGACACAGAAGGAGAAGATGTAGAAATACCTTACGTGCGTTACGTGTTTCGTCATTAACAATTGCTCCACTGTCTATTGATTATTGGTAGTCTAAGCTGTGTGCTTAAACCATAAACATATTTAGACAAAGAGacattatttttgcaaagtgtACTGTTAACATAGTAGTAATTTTAGGGGCCGCTCAGCATGTAGCGCATCAATTGATGTAATTTGTGTCAGTGAGGTTATAAGCAAGGTTGCTAAAAAGTCCATGCATTTCGTGAACTACTGTTTTTCCAGTCGTTATTTTTGACAGTTGTGTGCCAGGTTGGTTTATCAACATACAATGTTGTCTTTTTCGATATTCTCATCAATAAACAGCCATCATCAGCACAGCTGGTAGATTTATTGCTAAACAGGGACATGTACCATATACAGCGAATTTCTAATGACTTGCTACACCTCAACCTTATGATTAACAAAACAGTATACACCAGGATTAACCAACCGCAACATActaaataacttaaatttttaatcaaacgcaaaatttaaatgtttcaaagGCTGCGAGCTTTATAACTGATCGTCATGCGTCGACTCTGAAGAGGACCTTGACTGGCTTCTTTCCGAGCATATATATGCTCTGTTGATAACTCCGAAATCTACCGAATCGGTGATGGCAGATATTCTACTGCGGAAGGGGGCTGGCGAGGAAATGCATCTGTCGTGTGAGTTATAGCTTTCACATGAGCTAGTGCTCCACATTCGGGATCGCTTTCTATCGTTTACAGGGTCAACTCCGGTCGCAAAACTTGTTCTTTGTACAAACTCGGTTGCGAGAGATTTTTGAGGAAATTGCTGGATCTTGCTGGCACCCGGTTTAATTTGTCTGTTTATGTTGACATCTGTAATAAAAGGTATGACTTCTAACGTGAACCAtcagaatattttcaaaaagttatCAAAACCAacgaaaaaatgcaaaaaagccttTTGACGTTTACaatgttgaaatatttatattctggacttaataataaaataacaatgtaTCTTGAATGTCATACCCGAGTGTTTCTTTTCCCACTTAATTTTCGGTTTAAACAATGCTTTGTAGAGTTCCACTATGCGTCGTTTACAGATGAATGCGAATAAGATAAACACACCTTGAAGTGGTACAGATATTTCGAAAATATACCACAGCACGTCCGTTTCAGCAACCGCTGCTGCAAGACCTATTGCCCATATGAAGCCCATAACTGTTGACATTTTGACATATAGAAGAATGTTAATCCGTGCTATTCCCATCGACATCTTATACGATTTCTTTCCGACACTGATACGGTgcttttgttgcttttctaATTTTGGTCTTTCAGCAGGAACACTTTTCGGTTCTTCGGTGGAAGTGAACACATTATCCATGTCGAGCGGAAATTGTTCGGATGGTTTCCTATAAATAACACCAAGTTACCATTTAAATTTAACCAGTGCAGTTGATTTCATAAACAGAaccattcatttttatttgtagtcTAATTACTGGTAAGAAATGTGTTTATGAAAAGAACTTCCTCATACCTTCCTTTAGGGGAAAGTGCTGTGGGCTTATCCTTGTTAGAAACTACACTCAGAGTACTGCTGTGCCTTCTTCGTTTCTGCTTTTGTGTTACCCGTCGAATAGCGATGATTGAGATTGTAAAAAGTATCGCGTTTACCAGAAGAATAGTCGATAACGGTACCCCAAATGCTAGGACATTGGTGGTTGGGTTCGAAATCCAGCACATGGGTACATTTGGATCATAGCGATAACCAAAATGGATTTGTGGCATACCAAATTCTACCGCCGCGCACACACCAACAATCAGCAAAGGCGTTCCCCATCCATAAGCCATATATTTTACTACTATAACAAAAATGCCACCGCGGGCAATAGGGTTCCCTTTCGTTGCAAGTATTGAACGTCGTAACGTTTTCTTTATTcctaaatttgaaaaagaaaacaaaaattactttcGTTTCCAAGCTTTTGCCCATTTTATAGTTTGTATAACAGCACCGCAATACCTTGTCCAAAAGTTAGCCATACGTCAAAAGCTAGTACGTTATTCCAAAAGAAAGTAGACAAATAAAGATAATGTAGCAAAATCGCGATAGCTGTGCAAACGTCAGGATGGTCTGTCCATTGTGCTCCTACCAAATATGCAAGCAGGGCTGAGAATAGTGCCACTGTTAAGTTCATAATGTTCCAACCAGCGATTGAGCGCAGTTCGCTGCAAGTGAgtaaaaaacacaaagctCTTTAAAACATGATTACGAAATTGTATAGGCAATGGGGTCAAGACTAAAGGCTAACTATTGACATTACCTGAATATACAATACGTGACAAACGTAAATAAAAGGCTCGTCAACGAAAATATTGCCAATCCAAACGTGATCCAACTGATGATAACTTGCGCCAATTCATGTTCAACAATACCGGCTTCATTAGTAGAATCTAGTACAAAGCATCACAGGCTCTAGCAGATTTTTGTTCGTAGTAAATGACCAGACTAGAACCCACTTTACGTTTATGTTACACATACAACGTTTTAGaacaacataattttaaatatcagCAATAAGTTATACCTGGGGGTGGGGTATAGCCATCTAAACATATTGCATAAGTTCCCTGGTATGAGATGTATTTGTCTTCCGGTATTAATCTTTCGCGCTGATACAGCCACAGCGAGCCATTTTCAAGTATTAAATATTCTGTGTCATTTAATGGCGCGTAGAAAGTACAAGGAACTATATCTTCCGAAAAGTTCTGTGAAAACGTTGTagttaactaaataattttacaAGGTCTCCTCAGCATATTTATCTACGTCAAGGCATATTGCGACAAGAAATTATGTTTCATATTACTAacacaaagaagaaaaacgtTAACCAAAAATATACCAAATGATGCAACATATATGCAGGCGTAAATTTCTCATACCTTCAAACATACATACACCCTGGACTGCTCCAAATGGTTAATATTTGTTccatttaaattaaaagttacTTCCCAATCCAATAGCTAGTTATAAAAATGAGTtgttcataaaataaaactaaaacaaaaacagcttACAAGAGTGTACAAGAGTTATAGTAAAACGAGAATTACAAGAGCAGGGCAGTGATTACCTGATATTCATTTTCTGTATAGTATGAATCTGTTGAATTCACGTATAAAAATTGCTCATCGTTAAACGACTCGAAACTGTATTCGCCACTGTTATACACCTccttttcttcattttcacttaaagtaaaaaataaaaaagatgaaaattaaactttttcttcagTGAATACAAACATTAGAACATTCATTCCTTAACCTGTACAAAATAATCGTTTTACTATATTGTTACCAGGAGTAGGCAATGGGCCGCCTTTTCGAGAGGCTAGTAGTTAGTTCGGCATTTTAACTATTCGCCTGCTTCCAAAAAAACTGCGAGAACAACAACCAACTTATGTTACGTTATGATTATGAGTTACGGCCTAACTGATTCCCACAAAACTGAACTGCAGTCCTCGACTGTAAGAAAAGTTTTCCCACCTAGCTCTGTTTCAAACTCTATTTTGTCGTGGTAAGCTAGTATAGTAGTGTACCTGCAGTTTAGTGGGATCTGTAGGTACTGGCTTTGCAGTACCACCACGTATAAAGAATCCAACTCCATCAATAATTTGTCAAAGTCTACTTCGCTTTTAATTGCTTCTATTACCTAAAAGCAACGACAGTTGAAGAATCATACGAAGGCAGTGTCTATTGTTTTGTAATGTCCATTGAGTTAAATTTTCATAACGGTTAGCTGAATTACTTTCATAATGTCTTGTTCGGTATATTCATCCGGTTccaaaataacaaaagaaaTGGTTATGTTTATTCTTCCATCTCCATCAACATCTCTTAAGTAAGTTGAATTTCCACCGCTCTCGTTTTTATCTGCTGCGATAAGTACATATACCGCGTTATATTTAGCATAAGCAATTGACATTTATCCATATCAACAAGGACATTATGAAAGATCGTCAATATCACTATATAGGCGTAATTATCACACACAGCACCGATTGTTTACCTTGACGCTGAGTCGCCTTAAACTTACTTGCTGACTGAAGTATAGTTATGTTGTTTGCGGAAGAATTGAAGACATCTTCAAACGCATCTACAACGTCTGCAGTAATTTCGCTTGAATTTTTTGTCTTAACAACGTCACTGTTTGTTGTAACGGGTAGAGAAATGGAAACCGAAACCGTCATAAACATTATCTCGTCTTCGACTGGTGTTACAGGTTCAGTGTTATTGTTCGCCGCAAGTCCATCGGAAACACAactgaaagaaacaaaaaactttaagtAAAAACTCTTTACAGAACGTAAAGATCATGTTCCTGTCCCGTTTTTAAGTTTGAAGTGCTCAATATAAAATCAGTAGagtttcagttttatttttcgacATAATAAGCATTcataacataacaaaaaaaatcttacTGATCGTTTTCAAACACCAAACCATCGGCACAGACTACCCGTCTACATATTCCATAGAAAGGATCGTATATTTCACTTATATCGCAAATCTGCTCAGGTGGAATTGATGTTGATGACGATGATCCATCGTTGTACGTTATCTCGGTGTTATCCCGAAACCTCATTAGAACTGAAAACGATGGAGGAGCCTACAATTTGATTGAATTTATAATACAAAACCGATTTCCCTTGTGGCGATGATTGCAATACAGTGTGCAGTATTTATATACCCTTTTTTCTatagtaaaaatttaaatcacgGTGTTCATCCTTTACCCAATTgcttgttttgtaatttttggtGAAAGATGGAAGAATAGTTTTAGTCTTTGCAAGTGTGTCAAGTGACCAAAAAGCTGTGTCGTAATGCTCAGTCAAGATCCACACAGGACATAAAATGTCAATACCTGATGtagtaaaatgtattttataacACTAACAAGTAACAAGATATTAATAAATAGCGTATTCTAAAATTCTTGCTTAACTTAGCATCAGCTATAGATTTCTTTACAACGTGTTTtcgaattgtttatttttaaaccgGATAAACGATTTAGCCTCACCAGTCTTGCTGGTTTCGTTAAACTCTGATTTGGGTTGTAAAGGTTTTTCGAGTTCTCTTAAAGGATAGCCATGGCACAAAGCACATATCGGGTTTTTGAACTTAATGTTCTTAGTCGGATCATCTGCATCTGTTaaacaaaagtttgaaataaagaaaattaagtCTCTGATTTTGCTATAACGAATTGGGTTAAATGGTAAGTTTTAATCGATGTAGATCATTGAAAATTTAACTGCGCACTTATGCCATAACTTATACCGATTATAGTTTAACTAGATCTTTCTTGTTGCGAAGAAAAAGCTTTACCTTCCACTATCACGATGGATTGATATAATTTGCAAATTGCGGAAATCCGGTGATTTTTATAATCCTCTGGACAGCTATCGACGACGTCCTGTTCACATGATCTAAGAGACTTCCTCCAGGCCAAGGATTGCTGtattttatcagaaaatttCCCTTCGAAACGAATAGTTGTATTTTCAAATGTCATGTCCTGTTGATATTCGATGCTGCAAAAATGCTCAAGGTAATAGGAGAGCATTTCAGAATTTCCTTGCAGTACCTGTAAAccaacagttttatttttaacagctTCGTGTTAAACTAAGTTTACTTTATGTTTCATGTACTGTTAACAATATAAATTTATACGTAAACTTACTTCGGGGGGAATGCTCCTGACACATCTAGCGTTCATAGCCCAATAATAGTATTTCGCCACATGGTTACATTGGGCACAGAATACGTTTCTATACGTGTAACCATTTTCTCCTAGAACGGGTAAGTTTGCTACAAAATCTGAATTCTCCTTCTGAAAACGACATGTGATCTATTATATACGCTCagcttaaaaaacaattttcaattgcATGCAAATGGTGTGCTTTTAATTAAACTGCTCACTTTTGCATCTATTTTCTTGAATATGAACCCATATACTCTCCAATAGTCACAATTGATTTTCTCAAGAAATTCCATTACTCACCACTGAACATCTTTTTCGGACATACTCGTTGTTCCATTTTTCTGAACACTTTGTTATCATCCAATAGGATCCCTTGGAAAATTCATCCACAACCACACATTCAAAGGCTTCATCCCTGGCATATGACGGTGAATTAACTTCCTCTacaataaagttaaatttttctttttatctgTTGAGATAAACGGTGGTTTCTAAAAACCTCAATCGATGTTGAAATCTTTTGTCATTCGCCAAAAGATGCATTTTATGAGAGAATAGCAAATTTGTTCATTTATAAACTTGATCACTGTGTTTATGCGCAGATTGTCGAAAAGGAAACTTTCAACAGTTCGCAAGAGCCCATACTTTGCCAAGGTTTAAACTTTAGGATTTTAAGGGATTTCCAAGTAAGTAAGATCTACTGATTGTAATAAGATCTAAAACTGAGTTACCTGTCTTATATCGCCTTTTATATCGCATACTACCAGTAAAGCATAGAATTATTCAAGCACAGATTATCACTAAGAGACATAAAATACTTGAAGTATACCAGTaaaccataaattttcttCCTTTTGAAGAGGAGTGGCAACATCACCATCTTCGCGTACGCATTGAGAATAATAATCCCAGCAACAGTCCCTTTTAACATTagcagttttataaaattttaaaattctaCGTATTtgacaaattaaaattaaattttcttggCGACATACCAACCGTGCTGTGGGGTTCTATCGTTAAATATGTATTCATTCATACTTCAGGTTTAGGTATATGAAGTTTATTCAAGAGATTACTCCAAATACATAAAAACCGTAAAAATGTGGCAACTTATTTACTGTATAAATAACTATGGTTCAAAAACTTCGCCAACTCATTTCTACATACCGGTACACTTGGCAATCCTGATCACAAAAACAGTTCAGATAGGCCAAGGTGATGTTCGTGTCTGTCACTTGAGTATCTTTTACGCATCTCCTGGAACACGAGTCTTTCTTTTCACACGGCTGCACCATATTCCTGCTCAGTTCAACATCTGAAGGATCATCTATTATTCTTCTTTTATTGCCATTACCATGTGCTGAGTTACAGAAGATCAGGAGAATCGCGATCCAGAAAATAAATCGTTTTTCCATAATTGCATTTGGGAAAGATATACAGTTTAGTTAgaattgtaaaaaatgttcttatttattataacaccaAGAAGAGCATATTTCTTCACGCGAGATAATATTTTTCGTCGTGTTCTCGTCGTCATCTCAGTTATATTTCTTTGTCCATTATCAAGTAGATGTCTTCCGTCAAGACTTTTGTTTGATCTGATATGCACACGGGTTTGCCTTCCTTTCAAAAGTCATAAGTCATTGCTTACATTTTCTTATTGGGATAGTTAATCGCTATCACCTCAACGTGTTTGCTTTGCCTACTTTCACCATAACTAAGATAAACATTAAACTGAAGATAACACTGAAAAGGCGCGTGGCGTAAGTTAATAACCGCGGCTTTGCAGACCAAAGTCTTTGGATTACCTATTAGAAACCGTTCGTGTGTCAAGGATAATGATCTCATTTATCACTTTTGCAGCCTGCGTGGAAAATTTCACAGATGTTTTCTGGTAAATGATCAATGACGTAGATACAAGCTTTACAATAACATgacaaaagtaaatatttttttaggaACTTTATAGGTGATAACCTTTTCTTCAAGCTTCTTCGGTGGAAATATTAGATAAACGACGAATATGCTGAGCAAAACGCAAAATACTATCGGTAACATGTGCGCAAAATAGGAAAATACAGTGTCGATAATTCTGACTTTCGTGATTCCTACATAGAGTAAGAAACCTTGCATATAACTATTTTCGATTATAAATTCAGGATCTTTCGTGATAATATCATTTAggaaatgttaaacttttgAAGTAATAAAAAACGTCTGGTTTTCGTTATGTAAGTTGAATGGCGATGGCAATTGTTTTGTACACAaaatttgtcaattttttttgaatgatACTTTGAAGCACATAACTTATGTATAACAATCTCAAGAAAAACCTCGCACACACACATACACTATATCGTAAACTAAATACCACAATGGAACAggataaatattttatcacaTATTTGAgtgaagttgtttttattgaggAAGGTTGAATGTCAGACACTTGAAGAATTGCGAAGATATGTACTGACGTGAGTTTTGACACAGAGCCTATACACTTTCTTAAATAACAATGACTTTGCAACTGTCGTGTATTTAGCCATTAAACTCCACCCTATACCAGAAAAGAAATAATCGCACTGACACGCACTTCCTTGGCAAAATCATCACGGTTAATTAGATTAATGTCAGTTTGATCTTTTCACCCAGAGAGTAAGGAACGGAAACAAGGTTTGCAAAACGGCCGGCATTCCCGGCATAGTGTTCTGAAAAAAGCTAAAAGAATATAAAACTGTTAGTACAAAGAAGTTTGAAGAAAAGTGGGCTACAAATATAATCTATAATTTTTACTACTAAATGTAGACCAGTGTATAACATATGATAACTTAAAAACTTACGATAAActcaaaaaacttttacttcTTTTTCACGTTTTAGGGTACTGTAATTTTTAGATTTTGCCATTTGTTTTAAACCCACGTAGTTACAATTGAATTTGAAAACTTCCTTTCAAAATACTCTTTAAATCGCTTATGTCTTCTTACATCAGTGGATAAAATTGTTATGGTCACTTGACCAATAGTAAGGGCCAAGGTGAAGTGGAATTATATGCTTAGTTTGCGACCAATTTTGTTTCCAACTCAATtttgaaatgcttttaaaCTTATGTTCTGCGCATGTTTACTATGTCAAGTAACCGAAGCCTACATAGGTAAAGTTGTTATTTTGGTCAATTCATGGGCTTAATCAGACCAAAAGTGACAAAAATAgaacatttaaataaaagcCGAGTTCAAAAAATTAGTTGCAGGTAGATTCTTAACAGCAAATCACGTGTCCATAAACTTTCCGCCCGCTGATATGACGATGCCGCAGAGATTCTTGCCTCCTTTGTAAATTTGTTGGGAAACTTAAAATGGAGTTGTCCATAATGAATATGATCACGCAGACAAAAGGAAAAGGGCAAATTTTAGAAATGATTATGaaaactaaatattttaaaacttacaaattaatttgatttatttaaatttaattgagatggtttgaaatatatatttataaaatgaaatatatattttaattataaaatttttgaatttacttAAATTTACTTGAACATGtttgaattgaaattaaattttaatttaaattaatttaaaggtatttcaatatatttcataatttttacaGCATTTTAGGATTTTTAAAATtccatttgaatttattttgttttgttaaatttctttagatatatttcagtttattaaaacttacaggaaatctttttaaatttcaaattagATTACAGATATATTTGCACGTAGTCATATTCATTTCCAAATAAGTAACCATAGGTAACGGGCGACCAAATCCACGCCGGTTAAACCAGGTTTatagaataaaaaatatgtttccaGTGAAAATTACTTACTGTGTGGCCACTGATGGCAATAACTTTTGTAGCAACACACAGACTCTAAAAGTTTTGGTTTCTTCACGCACATACAACGATGTCGCCCAAAACTTCGTGGAGCTATCTCGTCGAGGTCAACCTCGTCGTTAACTCCGTAGAGATGTTCAAATTGAAGTGAAAGACAATCTTCGTAAAATTTGTCCTCAGTATTATATAAAGTAATGTTGATTTCCTATAAACAACAGGCTTGTATTATGGCTAATTCTAATTCTTTgaatgaaaacattaaaaaaatgtttctaacaCAAAGACGCCAGAACTAATTATAATGTTTCGTAACTGCATAAAGATCCTATATCCAATCGATTAATAGTATAGTGAAGTAatccaaattttaaaatagttgTCAACCAAgccaatattttcataattatcTCTGCATtgcttgaaaagttttgtttaccAGCGCTTGACAGCATTTCTTCAGTCTAGGGGTCATGAACGCCTCCGGTAAACCCATGCAGTTTTCTGTTGCGTCTTGGCGGTCTACTGAATTAACATCTCCTAACAGGTTCTCTTtgacattttcatcttgtctGGGTTCCTGACCTTGTTTGTCTTCGTCGTAATCAAGCTCTTCACCGTCACCTATATGTATATGCAGTTATAcatattaaattaataaaaaatacataattctttaaaattttagttggTGTTTTCAAAAAGTTGCGCATATTTTTACCGAGATTGTCTTCGTATTCGTAATGAAGCGTATCACTTTTATCGTCATCAGTCACGTCTCCGGACATCTCCACATCACTTAGTGCAATGGTTTTGATAAGTTCTGATAAGTCTTTCTCATCCATCTCCGTCTCCAACATTTCGGGTGTAGCATCAGAATTAATTGGAAGCTGCCTAACATTACTGAACAGTTTGGAAATATCGACTTCGTCTTTATTATCTGACAGCTTGGCATTAGTTTTATTAACTACGCCTTGTGCAATGATTGTCTCACCAACTATTTCTATACTCTTTGGTTTTGAGACGGTTTTGGACGCGTCTACAAATTCTTTGTTAGTAAAAGTTTTTACATCAGGAAGCGGAGTGCTGCTTTTCATAGGAAGAAGTTCCTCCAGTCGCATCTCGTTTGACTGAGCAAATGCATCATCTGAAATCTCATTTATAGCCAGCTTTGAATCTGAGAGTTTcttcaaaaagttttgatCGACATCCGCACTAAAAAAGCCTGATGATTCCTCCAAGACATTATCATTACTAATTGTGGTATCTTCTTTCTTGTTGGTAGGTAAAGTAGCAGCAAGTAAAGTTGCAGCAGAAACTGATTCCTGGATTTCGAAATTCGATTTGCAAGTTTCTTGAAATGGCTGATTGGAAAAGTCACGGGTAGGCAAAATAATATCTTTCATTAGcggaacatttgaaaaatttgtgtttaagATAAACTGACTATTCTGACTTATTATATTACCCAAAATACTTTCAGATTTTTCGTTGTTCTGCAAAAAGTAAGCGAGTTCGTCTGACAGAGAAGTAGCACTTAAAGTGGTCAACCTC contains the following coding sequences:
- the LOC143449809 gene encoding uncharacterized protein LOC143449809, whose amino-acid sequence is MEKRFIFWIAILLIFCNSAHGNGNKRRIIDDPSDVELSRNMVQPCEKKDSCSRRCVKDTQVTDTNITLAYLNCFCDQDCQVYRDCCWDYYSQCVREDGDVATPLQKEENLWFTEEVNSPSYARDEAFECVVVDEFSKGSYWMITKCSEKWNNEYVRKRCSVKENSDFVANLPVLGENGYTYRNVFCAQCNHVAKYYYWAMNARCVRSIPPEVLQGNSEMLSYYLEHFCSIEYQQDMTFENTTIRFEGKFSDKIQQSLAWRKSLRSCEQDVVDSCPEDYKNHRISAICKLYQSIVIVEDADDPTKNIKFKNPICALCHGYPLRELEKPLQPKSEFNETSKTGIDILCPVWILTEHYDTAFWSLDTLAKTKTILPSFTKNYKTSNWAPPSFSVLMRFRDNTEITYNDGSSSSTSIPPEQICDISEIYDPFYGICRRVVCADGLVFENDHCVSDGLAANNNTEPVTPVEDEIMFMTVSVSISLPVTTNSDVVKTKNSSEITADVVDAFEDVFNSSANNITILQSATDKNESGGNSTYLRDVDGDGRINITISFVILEPDEYTEQDIMKVIEAIKSEVDFDKLLMELDSLYVVVLQSQYLQIPLNCSENEEKEVYNSGEYSFESFNDEQFLYVNSTDSYYTENEYQLLDWEVTFNLNGTNINHLEQSRVYVCLKNFSEDIVPCTFYAPLNDTEYLILENGSLWLYQRERLIPEDKYISYQGTYAICLDGYTPPPVLDSTNEAGIVEHELAQVIISWITFGLAIFSLTSLLFTFVTYCIFSELRSIAGWNIMNLTVALFSALLAYLVGAQWTDHPDVCTAIAILLHYLYLSTFFWNNVLAFDVWLTFGQGIKKTLRRSILATKGNPIARGGIFVIVVKYMAYGWGTPLLIVGVCAAVEFGMPQIHFGYRYDPNVPMCWISNPTTNVLAFGVPLSTILLVNAILFTISIIAIRRVTQKQKRRRHSSTLSVVSNKDKPTALSPKGRKPSEQFPLDMDNVFTSTEEPKSVPAERPKLEKQQKHRISVGKKSYKMSMGIARINILLYVKMSTVMGFIWAIGLAAAVAETDVLWYIFEISVPLQGVFILFAFICKRRIVELYKALFKPKIKWEKKHSDVNINRQIKPGASKIQQFPQKSLATEFVQRTSFATGVDPVNDRKRSRMWSTSSCESYNSHDRCISSPAPFRSRISAITDSVDFGVINRAYICSERSQSRSSSESTHDDQL